The segment gGTAAACCTTGATTGATAACTCTCCAAATGAAGTTCTTTACCTTTGTAGGCACTTTCAATTTCCATACCGAATTCCATAATGGTCTCTCCCCCAAAGGGTGGCTGCTCATACTGCCTTCACCCATGTTCTGATCCCGAAGATTCAGAGCCACTTTATAGGCACTTCGAACAGAGAAAACTCCTGTTTTTTCATAATGCCAGCAAAGACAGTCATTGTGCTCACTCCTAGGGATCTTAATCTTTAGAATTGCTTCAACATCATGGGGAAGGAAAACTCTTTCTATTAGCCTTACGTTCCACTGAGAACCAGAGTTGGTCATAAGTTGGGAAACCTTTTTCAATCTACAAATCCCCCGTCGTCCAGATACTGCCAGATTTGACAATCTGGGAATCCAATTGTGACGCCATATATGCACCTTCTCTCTGTTGCCAATGCGCCAAATCAAACCCTTCTTTAGCAACTCCAACCCATGGATGATAGCTCGCCAAGTAGGAGACATAACAGTCGGAAAAGAAGTATCAATTAAATTTCCATTTGGATAATACTTCGCTTTGAGTACTCTAGCACAAAGGCTCTCAGGACACTCAACTAGACGCCAAGCTTGCCGGGCCAGTAGCGCTTGATTGAAGAGTCTCAAATCCCTGAAGCCCATGCCACCCATACCTTTAGACCGTATCATACATTGCCATGATATCCAATGAGTTTTCCTTTTGCCATTCTTCGATCCCCACCAAAAATTCCGAATGATTTTCTCCAACTCATCACATACACAATCCTGAAGTTTAAAGACATTCATAGTATACGTTGGGATTGCCTGAGCCACCGACTTGATGAGTACTTCCTTTGCTCCAATGGATAGTTCTTTCTCAAGGTAAGTTAACATCCGCTTGCCTAACCTCTCCCTTAGGGGCTGGAACCGATCTGCCTTTAGCCGACCATTTGGAGTAGGGAGGCCAAGATACTTCGGCTCAAAAGAAGTTTGAGTAGTGCCCAGTACGGAAGCAATTCTATCCTGGACTTCACCATCACAATTTTCATGGAACATAAGCGAACACTTCGAGTGATTAATTAATTGACCTGTTGCCGAGCAGAAAGAGTGCAGAAGGTCTCTGGTCCGCTGTGCTTCCAACTCATTAGCCCGAAAGAAAAGCAAACTATCATCAGCAAACAGCAAATGTGAAATACCCGGAGCCCTTCTGGAAACCTTTATAGGGGTAATTGCCATATTTTGAGACTCTTGTTGGAGCAGCACTGAGAGCGCATCCGCTACAAACAAAAAGAGGTATGGAGATAACGGATCACCTTGGCGTAGACCTCGTGTTGGGTGAAAGGAGTCTAAACGAACTCCATTGAAGCAGACAGCATAGCTTACAGTGGTCACACAACTCATCATCCACTGTATCCATTTTCGATGAAAGCCCAGCTTCTCTTGAACCTTTTGGAGAAACACCCAATCAACTCGGTCATAGGCCTTGGACAAATCCAATTTGTAAGCACAGAAGCCCCTCTCCTTGTCATTGATATGCTGCAAggtatgaatgcattcaaagGCTATCAAAGCATTATCTGTAATGAGGCGTCCAGGGATAAAAGCGCTGAGAAATGACGGTAAGGCTTGCTCCTCTGCAGACTACTCCCGTCAGTAGGGCCAGCAAACTGAGGCTGGCAACTTGAAGCTGCAACACCAAggctgtgtttttttttctgttttctttatttttggagttttttacgATACCCAATTATTGCTTTTGGTTATGATTAATAACGAGttgtttgcaagatttgagaagTAAAGAGCTTGTTGCGGTGAAGTCGGAGGTGCTATCGCGAGGGTGGCCTAGTATTGTTTGATCATCCTTGGCAAGTCTGTTGTTGTGGGAGCTTAGGGCCTTGGTTTCTGCTTTTAAGTGCTGTTCCGGTTTGCGAAGGGTGTTTCAATTTTACATAGTGTCTTCTAGGCAGGAAAATAGTTCGGATAATATCCGAACCGGATCTGAAAAAACGGATACGGATTGTCTTATCCGGATACGGATATGGATATTTTTGGATtagatacgaatatggatattcCTTATCCACATACGGATACGGAAACATTTTTTGGGCCGGATAAGGATACGAAAACGTTTTTTTGCCCGGATACGGATACGGAAACGGATAATATCCGGATAAGAATACGgataataatgttttaataaatatagaatAATAGTTTTAATGTTTAAATAAGTTTCttaaatgtttttaattttggaaaattcataaataattatgataatttaGAAAAGgttttttctttagtaaaataatttggaATAATATATTaaattcaattttgttttatttactttctaaaaatccttttttaattcctaaaattgctagaaaatccaaaaaaatcccaaaaaatacCGAGAGCCTCTAGAAAATTCCAAGAAAATTCCTACGAACTTCTTTCACCCTTTCCAAGACATATCCCCATTGTTGCAACTCTGATGTAATTGTTTCTTTatactatattattatttttgttgtttttatacGCATAATTTAAGGGGTCTTTATCATTTGAcagatatccggatccgtatttgTATTCGATTCATATTCGCACCGTATTTGTTTCCGATactatccgtattcgtttccgTATTTGGAATTTCCGTATTCGTTTTCGTTTCCGATTAAAAATAAGGATAAAGATATGGAATGACCATTATCCGTCTGTATTCTATCCGTTTTCACCTCTAGTGTCTTCCTCACAGGGGTAGTGTTGTAATTATATTCTTCTTAAGGATCTATTTAGTAGAGCTTAgcttaaaaaaatctttaataCCGAATTCGCGTGGGATTCTCGAGCCAACCACGTCGATAATAAAACAACGCTTGTCGGATCAAGCCATCGAGGGACAGGAAAGCCGCCGGGTCTTGGCCTGTGAGCGCCGGTGTCCAGCGACTTCGCGAGTCCTCCCAGAGCGCGACGCTCTCGACCTTTCTTCCCCTCCCCATCTCGCCACCCACCGCCTCCTTCGCCTTGGGTGAGATTTCAAGTGGCACCGCCGCCTCCAACCCCCGCCgtcaccgccgcctccgtctccgGCCGCCACAGTCTACCGCTCCCCCACCCTCCAGTGTCGCAGCTCCCTACCTCCCCTCTTCCTCCGCCCGACAGCACCACCATTGCTCACGCCCGGTGCTGCCCCCTCCGCATCCCCACCTCTCCTCCACCCGTTCCCGCCACCAGCTCTCGGCACCGGTGGACCACCACGTTGCAGCGTGTCCTCCAACCTACCCTGTTCCCATCGTCCTTGCCGTGTGGGAAAGGAGAAGACGGCGGCGGTAGCGGCGGATCCGTGGTAGCCGACGCACCGCGCGCCCCCAGCCGCTCCTCCCGAGGCCCACGCATGGCCGCGCGCCTCCCACATCGTGCGTCATCCCTTCCGACTACCTGTCGCCTTCGGCGTCATTCTTCGCTCCTCCCCATCTCTGGCTCCCCAGCCATGGATGCGTCCTCCCCTGCGGCTACTCCTCCACCGCCGTCGTGACCGGCCCCGAGACCCGCCCTGCCACTGTCACCTACCTGGTCTCCTGCGGCCTctcccttgccgccgccgctaccCGCCTCCACCTACAACGTCCGCATCCGGGACACGGACAGGGCCGATGCCTTCCGCGACCTCCTCCTTGAGTACGGCTTCTCCGAGGCGGAGGACACCCGCACGGTCTACCAGGACACGTTGCTTCTCAACTTCGATCCGAACCACCTCCGCCCCACACCTCTATGCTCCCCTTGGGACACCCGCACAGCGCGCGGAAGATGAGCACAGTGCAGCCGTTGGGCGGCGCCATCTTCCTGAGCACCGCCTCGAGCTCGCGGTGCCAGTCCCCCAACTCCGTATCGATCTCGCGGTGCGCGTCCCCTAGCTCCACCGGCTGCGTAGTTTTGCTTGGTGGCAGCAGCCTACGCACGCACTCCTCCATCTCGAGCTGAATGTCGAAGTCCACGGTCTTGCGCAAAAAAGGACAGCATATAAAGCTTTTAACAAACCACTTCAAAGTTTCTCTGAAGACCACAGATGAATTTTTCTGTCACTACTATGTGCGCCTCTTATCCTTGTTTAcaattgttattttgttttcttgctCGTATCTAATTATTATTACTCCTATGTTTTATTGATCGCAGGTGAATCTAAAGTCTGAAGATGATAGGCCGGTTGATGGCAAGGGGTAGGGAGAAAAGTGATTGACAAACTCCAGCAAACATACGCAACTGAGCTTACAAAAAAAGATTTTGCATATGATGGTGAGAATAGCCTGTTCACAATTTGTGCTCTTCGTCAAGTTAACAACGAGTTTACTGTTGTGCTGGAAGATGTTTCCACTGGAAAGTAATGACTCCACTATTTCAGTTGCTTTGTTCTGATCTAGTACTGTGCCAACTATTCCTTCATGCTGACTTGATTTCCTTGCATTTAGGATGACTGCAAATGGCAGCCCTGGCAATGATAGTCCTTCTGGAAGTGACAGGAAAAGGGTTAGAAGGCCCTACCAGACAAAGACGTTCAAAGTGGAGCTATCCTTTGCAGCGAAAATTCCTATGAGTGCAATTGCACAGACTTTGAGAGGTCAGGAATCGGAGCATACTCAGGAAGCAATCCGAGTAATTGATATTATTTTGAGACAGCAATCTGTAAAGCAGAATGAATCTTTCATACCTTTCTGAAGGCTTATTTTTCATGCATCGTTGATTTTATTGATATTGTTTACAGCATAGCTATTCTGTATCCCTTAaacattttccttttgtttgcAGGGGTTGCCTCTTGGTCCGGCAATCATTCTTCCACAATAATCCTTCcaattttgttgatttgtgtGGCGGTGTAATGGGCTGTAGAGGATTCCATACTAGCTTCCGTGCCACGCAGAGTGGACTTTCACTTAATATTGATATGTTTTATCATCTAAAAGTCCAGATCCATGCTATACTGTGATCAGTTCTTTGTATGCAGTTGGTAATATTTACATGTATTATTTGGTTTATGCAGCCGTGTCCACAACAATGATAGTGAAACCTGGTCCTGTTATTGATTTTCTACTTGCCAATCAAAAGGTTGATGTCGGACTCCTTCTTTGGGGTCATCTCGTGTAGCTCATACTAGTCCTTAGATCAGTAGCGGGTACGCACGAACTCtaacagaagtagacatcacagatatacatcgaataaatacgataatagagTACAACACAGAGTTTATTACAACAGAAGCCCGTAGGCATAAAATTAACAAACCCTCGAAGCACAGCGGAAACACATAAAAGCGACCCAAGtcctacaggcagcttgagtgcagacgaaaccggcttctctaatcttcatcttctctttcgatGAAGtcagcctctggatcatctggatccacaattagcaagtgtgagtacataaggtactcagcaagtcctacctcaaggaaAAATTAGATACTTaaaggtagatcaaggataaggctataGAGTCTTTTAGTTTTTAcggaaagctagttttattgatgcaaggttcattttgcaaagactaactttaataaaaatatttctgaagagaacacataagttgagcttatgagggttgacggccctgggggagatatatccgtcccgccagttcccacaagacttttgccagcggacacacagtccaggaggcttagagcacaaagccaaaatccttctttttgaaaacacgggcacacagcccactcacacaccaaggagatactcacgccgaaaagctaatcattgtgaccaaactatagcatgtccttgaccgaggacacgactatccggataggtttaacactctgcagaggttgtacactttacccacaagatatgcacaagctcccaccttagcaactggtgaagctgtcgtaacgagacgcaacgacctcacaacgaaACCACAATATCCACCtatggggcactaagataccaggggccttagaagattcacgggaaggaccacttagcaatcccaaggctttgaCATAGCCTCAATCAATATCATCAGTCAGACCTTGGGctacacactacccaagtcttctcctggtccctattgccactaccggcctccgggtgggtaccgcactaagtcagaggggttaggtcaagtcctgcccatacagaccatgtggttgtacgagtggatactaggtgagatgtcatagcaaaccggtccttatatgaccgaggcaagagtctcccagcaagaataccacaaaggcgaaccttgctccaaggtagttcccacTTTTGTGGGGCatcttactcaccctcgtcaacactactctagagttttcccaagaacacaagttttacacgcacacgcacacgcaccaagcacacatcacttcacattgtaaagcatgattatcatatataaataatctagttctttcttttgagcaaagcaattctaagcatgctagtaaacaagcattcatccaaacaattattatagttgatgttgggaaccttctagggtttcaatggAATATAGGTGACAATGATAAGGCatgggataaacaagctgggtcataactattctagcatttcttaaaaaatcacaactattaatttaatcatgcatactcctattgtttgaaacaacggctctacgggttgtatttaaaaacataggatcaacatgatcaacgattgtaggacttgccttcgttgaagtcctcgtctgctccttcttcaaactccgggtcctcggggtcttcctcgaatgctcattcctctaataatcgcaacaacgaCATAGGTAtaatcaatcaaacaattaaaacaataaccaaacaatttacaaaaattatgaaattaacatgattggatagatctcgaatttagatgaatatcggtggaagaatcgatgaaaacggagttaggacggaggagaaacgggcttcggaagttttgccgggagagaaattcagaaaaagaaaaggggagaatattccAAGAATATTCGGCTGAGTCGGCTCGGGATTGGACTCGGctcgcggctcggctcgggcttACGGCTTGGCTCGATTTTGTCGGTGGGCTcagcggctcggctcggctcggcttctacggctcggctcagcttcgaatggctcggctcgggggataaaaacagagagaggagaggagaccgGTGGCTCGGCTGCGGAGAGCgcgagggggagggagagagaggggcgacggcggcggcggtggagcgctggccggagggcggcggcggcgcacttACGGCGCTGGCGGGCGGGGAAACGGCTTCGGCCTGGCGACGGGAAAGCGGCGGGAAGCGACGGGAAGCGACGGCCGACCGTGGGGAGGCGACGGCCCAGCGTCGGgagggcggcggccggcgaccgGAGTCCCAGGTACGCTCACGGGGggagggaaaggagggagagggaaggcGAGAAGGGGGCtagggagctcaccggcggcgacgCGCGGAGTgaggcggcgaggcggcggaggggctcggggagagagagagagagagagagggagtgaggtggaggagggcacTGTTCATCTTCTTATATAGCCCGGCGACCGGGCGGCCCGCGGGGCGAGGTGGCTCGGGGCGCGAGGCGGCGCGAGGCGCGAGGCGATGGCGCGGGGCACGAGGTGGCACGGGGCGCAAGGACTGCCGGCGCGGCGCGCGGCAACGGGACAGCGTGGCGCGGCGCGGCAGGCGGCGGTGGCAGACGGGTCACGgggaggggatggaggagagaggaagagagagaaaggagagagaaggggaTAAATTTTAGGGATTTGACAGTTGATCATCCAAACAAGATTGACTGCGCCAAGGTAACATCATCATGCTGAAAACAATAGTATAAGAATGAAGATCGAGAGCCATTTTACTCTTAGATGCCTATAATTGCATCTTTGTTGAACTTCTGCAGGTTAAGCGTGCACTGAAGAATTTAAAGATAAGACAAGCCCTGCAAATACAGAATATAACATTGTTGGTTTGAGCAACAGGAGTTGCTCTGAACAGATGTAAGTTGCATGATGATATGTTGAAATATTCTTAATTTATGTTTTTTGTCATCCTTTTTTgcagtttctttttctttacttATGTCGACATTTTTCACTTTTTTATTAAGTACTTGGTGATTCCATGCTCGTAGTTTCAAACGAAAGAACAGAAATGGTGAAAATGGGGGGTATTTCAGGATTTGCCACTTTTAACACCGAGTGGCAGGCAATTTGCCATCCGGGCCCAGTTTCATAGACTCAGGATGACCCGCATGTCAACCTCAGCGGAAAAATGGCACCTGTTAAGGGTGGCAAATCCAGAAATTATCCGTGAAAAAAATGGTGACCCTGAAACAACAGAGTTAACTGTTTATGATTAATTTGTCAAGAACTGTGGCATAGAGTTGAGATACTCTGGTGATTTTCCCTGTATTAATGTGGGGAAGCCAAAGCGGCTGACATATTTCCTTGTCGAGGTCATTACTATTGAAATCCCCATGGGCGTGGCACAGTTTGCCGTGCCCATGATGTGTTCGATGAAATGCCCGACTGGGACTGCCACGCCCACGATATGTTCGATGAAGTGCCCGATTGGAACGTTCTGGCTTGGACGACCATGCTCTCCGGCTGCGCTTCCAGTGGCCGCCACCGCGACGCGCAGGACGTCTTCCAACGTATCGCCGCGGCAGGCATCGGTGTCAATGAGTTCACGCTGGTCAGCAAACTTGCATTACAGGTACGCATTGGGTGCCAACCTTGCAATGACCAAACTTACACTACAAGTATGCATCAATTTCCATTGTTAAATTAATCCAAATTAGATTGGCCCTACCATTGTATAAAATTGATTTAAACTGTGCAAAATCTCTATCCAGTTTTACTATACAGAGAAAAAATAATAGCCAATACGATTGACTACTCATATAGAGAACAAAGAATTAGTTTGCCAAGATTGTTATATACTCATGTTTACTGCTGAATTGGTCGTCGAATGCCTTGGTAAATGTTAAAAAAAACGCTCCTGTAGTTATGATTTTCCTCATCTTCGAtgctatattttgataaaaaaggAAGGGTGTGTACTTTCCTCTTACGTCCATCTCCAATCCGCCCCGATTTGTTCCCCGGTTCACTCGACCTGATCAATCTGGATCACCTCATGGGGCTTAATTTCTCGACAAATTTGCATCTGGGAGAGTAGCGGGGGCTAAGGTTACTGTTGTTGGCGTTCAGCTATTGATCTACTAGCTGACgtgaagcttttgcttcttcgcAGGCAGGTGGTCGTCAGGGCTAGGAACCTGAGGACCAATGCGCAGTTCATCCTGGCTAAGGTCTTCAAGGCATGCAAGATTTATTATACCAACAAGGTAACTCCGCTTGTATTAGTAAGCTCAAATAAGGAAAGATCTGAGATCAATAAAGCTTATCCTGTTTACTCAGAATAGAGTGCGCACAAACGATAGAGATTACAACGGAAGTCACAAGGTTGTAGAATTGCCACAGtggattatttttctttcttctccttttgcTAGCCTACCTTCAAATTctgctttatttatttaacattTCTAGAACTATTCCTGCCATTTCGATGAACTAAGGAATATCTCATTCTCTCTATTCTGCACGTTTAGATCTCTAACCTTGTTTTCTACCTCCCTATGCCCAAGGTTGTTTCAACAGTGCCATTTGGCATGTGTCTTGATAAGAGTGATGTTGAAGGGGTATGAATAGCATAAAATATTTacattttctttcaaatatcACATCTCACAGCTTTAAGCAAAGTTATACTCCTGATCACTTGGACTGATTCAagcattccccccccccccccccccacctaaAGGTGATTCACTATAGCGTGCAAGAAAGCTTAGAAGAATACATACAGGTACCGAACTTCATAGTGCAAGGGATGCCTTTTTTCCattctcctttctcttctcaAGACAGCTAATTAGATCTTTCCAGGAAACTGGTTGTGCTGGGAGCGATGGGCGGTTGTCACATTGTCATCTACTTTTTGATCCAAAAACATTCTATAAGATCCATAGTTTTGCACACAGGTGAACATTTTCTTCTGATTTCCGCGTTCAATCTGCAACAGTTGTATCtaacattctttttttttttacaatgacGGTGTTGATGAATATGCCATGAGTAAATTTCTGTAATAAGTATTTTCCTGTGACAATTCAATGGGATGCATTTGTTCCTTGGTTAAAGAGTCGACTTCACGCAAGATCaatgtaaaagaaaaggtttgTACCTGCCTCATCAATCAGCCGAATACACATGGTTTCTTTTTTTCATGCGCTCATGCTATATTTCAGGTAGTTTGTAGTTTCAAATTgtgctttatttatttaacaatATCTACACCTATTACTGCCATTGGAATGAACTTTCTCTCTATTCTTTTTCTgtacaaaaaaaaacttgtattGTCAatgtgttcttttttctttaaaaaaaactcggaTATAGTGACAGGAGATAAAGCAGAATATTTTCAGAGTTTATCatagaaatatatatacatatacacataataTCTAAGGATATATTTACTTTACAGTTTTAAGAGGCTGGTTATACATGTTTATTTGCATTCCATTTCTTGAAAATAAGTGCACTAATTCTATTTACTAATATCTTCTATTTGTACACATGAAAATATTATAGTACCATAGATAGCTACGTATTTGGTTCTGCTAAAACTTATATTTGATAATGCATGGGTACCACCACAAGAACATTTGAAGTGTAAGTAGTTTCTTACAAGCACAACTCTCTCAGCCAAGCTTGCAATAGCTCAATTTTGTCAAATGTAACATTTATCATGTTGGAATACCTTCAACGCCCCTTGAATGTCATGTCATCATGCTCAAGGTGTTATTCCTACAACATTCCTCTGACATGCGTTTTGGAACTGCAGTGTTAATACAGTTCCTTGCTGCCATAACCTTCCAATGTGCAATTTTGAATCAATTTGCATTCACTGACCACTCTCACCATATAATATGTGAACTGGTCGAACTGAAGCTTGACCATTTACATGTGTACTTTCAATATCTCCTGGAACGCTCGCGAGCTGACGATGACGAGGGGCTCCTCAACCAGGGCCTTGTCGGAGAGTTGCCTCCCCGACGGCTCCAACGGTTCCGATGGCTCTGCGCCGCCAATGTTGCCAGCGTAGTTAGGTATTTTAACATTCATGCTATTTGCAGTTTTTAAATTAATACCTGACATGGATTTAGCATCATGACTCTTTCTTACTCTGATCCGATGTGGATCCATAACTTAATTCAAAAAGTATATGACATAATGATTGTATTACTGGAAATAGAAAATTAGCTTAGTACTACCACGTAAATACATTGAAAATACATGTAACAATAACAAGTATATCTTAGATATGGATTAACAGACTGACTACTGAACATAATCAGTTTTGCAAAAATGCACAAGAAGGGATTATTTTCGTTTCCTTAGCCTTCTCATGTACCACATGAAGAATATGACACAACAAACAAGGGTCAGCAGGCGAGGGTCTCCAAGCGCGGTAAAGCCGCGCCACTTTTCTAGTTCATCCCTAGTTCGAGGGTCTTTGTTGAGATATCTTGTTATTTTggataaaaaatagatatttaaattattttattttatcttataaacTCTAAATCTTATATGGATCTCGGAGCTTGCTACATGGTATTTTGCTCAAACATATGCACGAGAGATCTCGAAAGATATGTGAATATTCACCGTAATTCTTGTGTTTCTCATGCCAGTTGTGCTGGAATATACTATACGTACTTTATCCTTGCTAATAATCTAAGTTAGGTCAGAGATCTGAACTGAACAAATTGAAGGTGCCGTAAGTTGGCTGATCGATGGAGACACAGTAAGCAGTCTATTGAAGTGCACGAGAAGTCAACGCTGATAGAGTTGGTTTGTGAGAACACAAGAGAGAtttgtgttgttgatgatgagtgattgatgtaATTGTTGATTTAGAGCCTTTAGTTTGCATAGTATGTTTCAATTATGTTTGATTATGTTTATGGCTAACCGGGGGTGAAAACAGAGGATAGCGGAGAGATATGTTTCTtggctcatgatgtgtaggtgtatGGATGCGACATGACGGTCGACGGCaaggtggtgaagggcaagtggaGGCTTGGTACCGACGGACCGTACCAGACCGGGTGGAGCCATGGGCGAGCCGCATCGCTCACATGGAGGGCACAAGAAAACATGGTGGGAAGagaaggtgatgaagatggtgtcGACCAAGTCAAGATGAAAAGGCGATGGCAAGTCGAGAGACGGCCCAGTTGTAACACCCCGGGGACAAAAACAAGCCCGGAGGGTCACTTAGGCCAACCTACAAAATCCGCCGAAAGCTGAggaaaaatttcagcagcacctcccctaaaagtggaggtataacaggcaacaacagcagacagaacagatataaaatatcacactagcaaaacaaagATCCTAGCAACGAGGTACAAGCCTCGACCAAACAACTGAACCACCA is part of the Phragmites australis chromosome 12, lpPhrAust1.1, whole genome shotgun sequence genome and harbors:
- the LOC133886836 gene encoding uncharacterized protein LOC133886836 produces the protein MGVAQFAVPMMCSMKCPTGTATPTICSMKCPIGTFWLGRPCSPAALPVAATATRRTSSNVSPRQASVSMSSRWSANLHYRQVVVRARNLRTNAQFILAKVFKACKIYYTNKVIHYSVQESLEEYIQETGCAGSDGRLSHCHLLFDPKTFYKIHSFAHR